In one Lolium rigidum isolate FL_2022 chromosome 3, APGP_CSIRO_Lrig_0.1, whole genome shotgun sequence genomic region, the following are encoded:
- the LOC124704523 gene encoding probable zinc metalloprotease EGY1, chloroplastic: MRRFSVDEGGEADGEKRSDEEPAAAAVEAKAGAAEEVASERSRSGSFSSSSSPSSVTPGVSSEPSLLSFSVDSIDTVKLLELLGPEKVDPDDVKAIKEKFFGYTTFWLTREEPFGDLGEGVLFVGNLRGNKEEIFGKLQRQLRELTGDKYNLFMVEEPNSEEDDPRGGPRVSFGLLRREVSEPGPTTLWQYVISMLLFLLTVFSCIELGIASKISSLPPDIVSYFTDPNATGPPPDMQLLLPFVESALPVAYGVLAIQLFHEVGHFLAAYAKDVKLSIPFFIPNFTLGTFGSITQFKSILPDRKTMYDISMAGPLAGAALSFSMFSVGLWLSSNPAATSDLVQVPSNLFQGSLLLGLLSRAILGYSALHAATVLIHPLVIAGWCGLTTTAFNMLPVGCLDGGRALQGAFGKSALFGFGLTTYSLLGLGVLGGPLSLPWGLYVLLCQRTPEKPCLDDVSDVGTWRRSALIVSVFLVVLILIPVWDELAEDLGVGLVNTF; this comes from the exons ATGCGGCGCTTCTCCGTCGACGAGGGCGGGGAGGCGGACGGGGAGAAGCGGAGCGACGAggagccggcggcagcggcggtggaAGCCAAGGCGGGGGCCGCGGAGGAGGTAGCCTCGGAGAGGAGCCGGTCGGGGAGCTTCTCTTCTTCGTCATCCCCTTCGTCCGTG ACTCCTGGTGTATCGAGCGAGCCTTCACTTTTGAGCTTCAGTGTGGATAGCATCGATACAGTTAAGCTATTGGAGCTCCTAGGCCCAGAAAAGGTTGATCCAGATGATGTCAAGGCTATCAAGGAGAAGTTTTTTGGCTACACAACATTTTGGttgacaagggaagagccttttggCGATCTTGGGGAAGGAGTCCTTTTTGTTGGGAACCTCCGAGGGAATAAAGAGGAAATCTTTGGAAAACTTCAACGGCAGCTACGTGAACTTACAGGTGACAAATACAATCTTTTCATGGTGGAGGAGCCCAATTCAGAAGAGGATGATCCACGTGGGGGACCCCGTGTTAGTTTTGGTTTGCTTAGAAGAGAAGTTTCCGAGCCTGGACCTACTACTCTCTGGCAATACGTTATTTCCATGCTACTTTTCCTTCTCACTGTGTTCTCCTGTATTGAGTTAGGAATTGCATCAAAG ATCAGCAGTCTTCCACCAGATATTGTTTCATATTTCACTGACCCAAATGCTACTGGACCCCCGCCCGACATGCAACTTTTACTTCCATTCGTGGAATCAGCTCTTCCAGTGGCTTATGGTGTACTGGCCATCCAACTGTTTCAT GAAGTTGGACACTTTTTGGCAGCATATGCAAAGGATGTGAAACTGAGCATTCCTTTCTTCATTCCGAACTTCACTCTTGGAACTTTTGGTTCAATTACTCAG TTCAAATCCATTCTACCAGATCGAAAGACCATGTATGACATATCAATGGCTGGTCCTTTGGCTGGGGCTGCACTTTCTTTCTCAATGTTCTCTGTAGGCTTGTGGCTCTCCTCAAACCCTGCTGCGACAAGTGATTTAGTTCAAGTACCCAGCAATCTATTCCAAGGTTCTTTATTGCTTGGACTTCTTAGCAGAGCAATACTTGGCTACAG TGCTCTGCATGCTGCTACAGTTTTGATCCACCCTCTTGTGATTGCCGGCTG GTGTGGTTTAACGACTACAGCCTTTAATATGCTTCCTGTTGGATGTCTTGATGGTGGAAGAGCTTTACAG GGTGCATTCGGCAAAAGCGCTttgtttggatttggtttgacaaCGTATTCGTTGCTTGGACTTGGAGTG CTTGGAGGGCCATTGTCTCTTCCTTGGGGGCTATATGTGCTACTATGTCAG AGAACACCCGAAAAACCATGCTTGGACGACGTGAGCGATGTTGGCACCTGGAGGAGGTCGGCCTTGATAGTTTCGGTGTTTCTCGTCGTACTGATTCTCATCCCTGTGTGGGATGAACTCGCGGAGGACCTAGGCGTAGGGCTTGTGAACACGTTCTGA
- the LOC124704524 gene encoding BTB/POZ and MATH domain-containing protein 5-like isoform X1 has protein sequence MDEDDVGGGGDASPQHAGDGAVEAERGGAGALAPRDVASSPTSSRSVTETVNGSHRFVIQGYSLAKGMGVGKHIASETFTVGGYQWAIYFYPDGKNPEDNSAYVSVFIALASEGTDVRALFELTLQDQSGRGKHKVHSHFDRSLESGPYTLKYRGSMWGYKRFFRRTALETSDFLKDDCLKINCTVGVVTSTMDYSRPHSLEVPDSDIGYHFGTLLDSQEGADVIFSVAGQKFHAHKLVLAARSSFFRSEFFDPESDEEKNESDTSDEIREIVIDDMEPKVFEAVLHFMYRDNLVSDEELSASSSDCSIFDTLAGKLLAAADKYELPRLRVLCESYLCKQISVNSVATTLALADQYHAMELKSVCLKFAAENLSAVIRTEGFSYLKDNCPSLQSEILRTVAGCEEECSSGGKSQSVWGQISDGGDTSGRRVRPRV, from the exons ATGGACGAGGACGACGTGGGCGGCGGGGGCGACGCGTCGCCGCAGCACGCGGGCGACggggcggtggaggcggagcgcGGGGGGGCGGGGGCGCTGGCGCCGCGGGACGTGGCCTCCTCGCCGACGAGCTCGCGGTCGGTGACGGAGACGGTGAACGGGTCGCACCGGTTCGTGATCCAGGGCTACTCGCTGGCCAAGGGCATGGGCGTGGGCAAGCACATCGCCAGCGAGACCTTCACCGTCGGGGGGTACCAGTGGGCGATCTACTTCTACCCCGACGGGAAGAACCCCGAGGACAACTCCGCCTACGTCTCCGTCTTCATCGCGCTCGCCTCAGAGGGCACCGACGTGCGCGCCCTCTTCGAGCTCACCCTCCAGGACCAGAGCGGCAGGGGCAAGCACAAGGTGCACTCCCACTTCGACCGCTCCCTCGAGTCTGGGCCATACACGCTCAAGTACCGCGGATCCATGTG GGGTTATAAAAGGTTTTTCCGGCGTACTGCCCTTGAGACATCGGACTTTCTTAAAGATGATTGCTTGAAGATAAATTGCACTGTGGGCGTTGTGACATCAACCATGGATTACTCTAGGCCACATTCATTAGAGGTTCCGGATTCTGACATAGGCTACCATTTTGGGACACTTTTGGACAGTCAGGAGGGTGCAGATGTTATTTTCAGTGTAGCAGGACAGAAGTTTCATGCTCATAAGTTAGTGTTGGCCGCCCGGTCTTCTTTTTTTAGATCTGAATTTTTTGATCCTGAAtcagatgaagagaagaatgagtctGACACAAGTGACGAAATCAGAGAGATTGTCATTGATGACATGGAGCCAAAAGTGTTTGAG GCTGTGCTTCATTTTATGTACAGGGACAATCTTGTTAGTGATGAGGAATTGTCTGCTTCAAGCTCAGATTGTTCTATCTTTGATACTTTGGCTGGGAAGTTGTTGGCTGCAGCAGACAAATATGAGTTGCCAAGGCTAAGAGTGCTATGTGAATCTTACTTGTGCAAGCAGATTTCCGTGAACTCTGTGGCAACTACTCTAGCTCTGGCTGATCAGTATCATGCTATGGAGCTTAAGTCTGTTTGCCTAAAATTTGCTGCTGAGAACCTTTCAG CTGTAATCCGGACCGAAGGATTCAGTTACCTCAAAGACAACTGCCCGTCGCTGCAGTCGGAGATACTGAGGACAGTGGCAGGGTGCGAGGAAGAATGCAGCAGCGGCGGGAAGAGCCAGAGCGTGTGGGGGCAGATCTCGGACGGCGGCGACACCAGCGGGCGCAGAGTGAGACCGAGGGTCTGA
- the LOC124704524 gene encoding BTB/POZ and MATH domain-containing protein 4-like isoform X2, translating to MDEDDVGGGGDASPQHAGDGAVEAERGGAGALAPRDVASSPTSSRSVTETVNGSHRFVIQGYSLAKGMGVGKHIASETFTVGGYQWAIYFYPDGKNPEDNSAYVSVFIALASEGTDVRALFELTLQDQSGRGKHKVHSHFDRSLESGPYTLKYRGSMWGYKRFFRRTALETSDFLKDDCLKINCTVGVVTSTMDYSRPHSLEVPDSDIGYHFGTLLDSQEGADVIFSVAGQKFHAHKLVLAARSSFFRSEFFDPESDEEKNESDTSDEIREIVIDDMEPKVFEAVLHFMYRDNLVSDEELSASSSDCSIFDTLAGKLLAAADKYELPRLRVLCESYLCKQISVNSVATTLALADQYHAMELKSVCLKFAAENLSDALMYLQL from the exons ATGGACGAGGACGACGTGGGCGGCGGGGGCGACGCGTCGCCGCAGCACGCGGGCGACggggcggtggaggcggagcgcGGGGGGGCGGGGGCGCTGGCGCCGCGGGACGTGGCCTCCTCGCCGACGAGCTCGCGGTCGGTGACGGAGACGGTGAACGGGTCGCACCGGTTCGTGATCCAGGGCTACTCGCTGGCCAAGGGCATGGGCGTGGGCAAGCACATCGCCAGCGAGACCTTCACCGTCGGGGGGTACCAGTGGGCGATCTACTTCTACCCCGACGGGAAGAACCCCGAGGACAACTCCGCCTACGTCTCCGTCTTCATCGCGCTCGCCTCAGAGGGCACCGACGTGCGCGCCCTCTTCGAGCTCACCCTCCAGGACCAGAGCGGCAGGGGCAAGCACAAGGTGCACTCCCACTTCGACCGCTCCCTCGAGTCTGGGCCATACACGCTCAAGTACCGCGGATCCATGTG GGGTTATAAAAGGTTTTTCCGGCGTACTGCCCTTGAGACATCGGACTTTCTTAAAGATGATTGCTTGAAGATAAATTGCACTGTGGGCGTTGTGACATCAACCATGGATTACTCTAGGCCACATTCATTAGAGGTTCCGGATTCTGACATAGGCTACCATTTTGGGACACTTTTGGACAGTCAGGAGGGTGCAGATGTTATTTTCAGTGTAGCAGGACAGAAGTTTCATGCTCATAAGTTAGTGTTGGCCGCCCGGTCTTCTTTTTTTAGATCTGAATTTTTTGATCCTGAAtcagatgaagagaagaatgagtctGACACAAGTGACGAAATCAGAGAGATTGTCATTGATGACATGGAGCCAAAAGTGTTTGAG GCTGTGCTTCATTTTATGTACAGGGACAATCTTGTTAGTGATGAGGAATTGTCTGCTTCAAGCTCAGATTGTTCTATCTTTGATACTTTGGCTGGGAAGTTGTTGGCTGCAGCAGACAAATATGAGTTGCCAAGGCTAAGAGTGCTATGTGAATCTTACTTGTGCAAGCAGATTTCCGTGAACTCTGTGGCAACTACTCTAGCTCTGGCTGATCAGTATCATGCTATGGAGCTTAAGTCTGTTTGCCTAAAATTTGCTGCTGAGAACCTTTCAG ATGCCCTTATGTATCTGCAGCTGTAA
- the LOC124700790 gene encoding replication factor C subunit 5-like gives MLWVDKHRPKTLDKVIVHEQVAQNLKKFVAEQDCPHLLFYGPPGSGKKTLIMALIKQMFGAGAEKVKMENKTWKIDTGTRTFDLELAMLSSSHHVEMNPSDAGFQDRYVVQEVIKEMAKSRPIDAKGKRAFKVLVLNEVDKLSREAQHSLRRTMEKYSASCRLILCCNSSSKVTEAVRSRCLNVRVNAPSEDQIVQVLEFIGKKENLQLPFGFAARIAAQSNRNLRRAILFFETCKVQQYPFSPNQVPPPLDWEQYVSEIATDILSEQSPKRLYSVRQKFYELLVNCIPPESILKKLLTELMKKLDADLKHEVCRWAAHYEHKMRLGSKAIFHLEAFVAKFMSIYKEFLVATFG, from the exons ATGCTGTGGGTGGACAAGCACCGGCCGAAAACCCTAGACAAGGTCATCGTCCATGAGCAGGTGGCGCAGAACCTCAAGAAGTTC GTGGCGGAGCAGGACTGCCCGCACCTGCTCTTCTACGGGCCGCCGGGGTCCGGCAAGAAAACCCTAATCATGGCGCTCATCAAGCAGATGTTCGGCGCCGGTGCCGAGAAG GTGAAGATGGAGAACAAGACCTGGAAGATAGAT ACTGGGACGAGGACATTTGATCTGGAGCTGGCGATGTTGTCGAGCTCCCACCACGTAGAAATGAACCCTAGCGATGCGGGGTTTCAGGACAGATATGTTGTTCAGGAGGTCATAAAAGAGAtggccaagagcaggccaattgaTGCAAAGGGCAAGAGAGCATTCAAAG TGCTTGTCCTAAATGAAGTTGATAAGCTCTCACGAGAAGCACAGCATTCTCTCCGTAGGACAATGGAGAAGTACAGTGCATCTTGTAGGCTGATATTATGCTGTAATAGCTCCTCAAAGGTGACAGAAGCTGTAAGATCCCGTTGCCTGAATGTGCGAGTGAATGCACCTAGTGAAGATCAG ATTGTACAAGTTCTGGAGTTCATTGGGAAGAAAGAAAACCTGCAACTTCCATTTGGATTTGCTGCTCGGATAGCAGCTCAGTCAAACCGCAACTTGAGGCGAGCAATATTATTTTTTGAGACATGCAAAGTCCAACA ATATCCGTTTTCACCGAATCAAGTGCCACCTCCTCTTGACTGGGAGCAGTATGTGTCTGAAATTGCGACTGATATCTTGAGTGAACAAAGCCCTAAAAG GCTATACTCTGTGCGCCAGAAATTCTACGAGTTACTTGTAAATTGTATCCCACCTGAAAGCATTTTGAAG AAGTTGTTGACTGAGTTAATGAAGAAGTTAGATGCAGATCTGAAACATGAAGTTTGTCGCTGGGCTGCGCATTAT GAACACAAGATGCGCCTTGGGTCCAAGGCCATTTTTCATCTGGAAG CTTTCGTGGCCAAGTTCATGAGTATTTACAAGGAGTTCTTGGTCGCCACATTTGGTTGA
- the LOC124697659 gene encoding glucan endo-1,3-beta-glucosidase 8-like: MAPPNLAARGAAWLCVLLVLAAAAAPAADALGMNWGTQATHALQPKIVVQMLKDNGIKKVKLFDADHGTLNALAGTDIEVMVAIPNVLLDLMTDYDNARDWVRHNVSRYHFQGGVNIKYVAVGNEPFLASYNGTFDKVTFPALRNIQNALNDAGLSDVKATVPLNADVYNSPTSNPVPSAGRFRADITALMTEMVSFLAKNSAPFTVNIYPYLSLYLSDDFPVDFAFFEGQAAPVVDGAISYTNVFDANFDTLVSALKAVGHGDLPIFIGEVGWPTDGDRRATNALAERFYNGLLKRLAANAGTPLRPNQYMEVYLFGLLDEDVKSVAPGAFERHWGILRFDGQPKFPIDLTGQGQNTMLVPAKGVDYLPRTWCVYNGNAKDTSKLAENVNFACTFADCTALGYGSTCAGMDAIGNASYAFNAYFQVQNQRDEACDFQALAVPTQTDPSTATCNFTIQIAADSSTSAAHRRTQSVLIGAPALFVLALLQLFFVLH; this comes from the exons ATGGCCCCGCCGAATCTCGCCGCGCGCGGCGCCGCGTGGCTGTGCGTGCTGctggtgctggcggcggcggccgcccccGCGGCGGATGCGCTGGGGATGAACTGGGGCACGCAGGCGACGCACGCGCTGCAGCCCAAGATCGTCGTGCAGATGCTCAAGGACAACGGCATCAAGAAGGTCAAGCTCTTCGACGCCGACCACGGCACGCTCAACGCGCTCGCCGGCACCGACATCGAGGTCATGGTCGCCATCCCCAACGTCCTGCTCGACCTCATGACCGACTACGACAACGCGCGCGACTGGGTCAGGCACAACGTCTCGCGCTACCACTTCCAAGGCGGCGTCAACATCAA GTACGTGGCCGTGGGCAACGAGCCGTTCCTGGCCTCATACAACGGCACGTTCGACAAGGTGACCTTCCCGGCGCTGCGGAACATCCAGAACGCGCTCAACGACGCCGGCCTCAGCGACGTCAAGGCCACCGTGCCGCTCAACGCCGACGTCTACAACTCCCCCACCAGCAACCCGGTCCCGTCCGCCGGCCGCTTCCGGGCCGACATCACGGCGCTCATGACGGAGATGGTCTCCTTCCTCGCCAAAAACAGCGCGCCATTCACCGTCAACATCTACCCCTACCTCTCCCTCTACCTCAGCGACGACTTCCCCGTCGACTTCGCCTTCTTCGAGGGCCAGGCGGCGCCCGTCGTCGACGGCGCCATCTCCTACACCAACGTCTTCGACGCCAACTTCGACACGCTCGTCTCCGCGCTCAAGGCCGTCGGCCACGGCGACCTGCCCATCTTCATCGGGGAGGTCGGCTGGCCCACCGACGGCGACCGGCGCGCCACCAACGCCCTCGCGGAGCGGTTCTACAACGGGCTGCTCAAGCGCCTCGCCGCCAACGCCGGCACGCCGCTCCGGCCCAACCAGTACATGGAGGTGTACCTCTTCGGCCTCCTCGACGAGGACGTCAAGAGCGTCGCGCCGGGGGCCTTCGAGCGGCACTGGGGCATCCTGCGCTTCGACGGCCAGCCCAAGTTCCCCATCGACCtcaccggccaggggcagaacacCATGCTCGTGCCCGCCAAGGGCGTCGACTACCTGCCCAGGACCTGGTGCGTCTACAACGGCAACGCCAAGGACACCAGCAAGCTCGCCGAGAACGTCAACTTCGCCTGCACCTTCGCCGACTGCACCGCGCTCGGGTACGGCTCCACCTGCGCCGGCATGGACGCCATCGGCAACGCGTCCTACGCGTTCAACGCTTACTTCCAGGTGCAGAACCAGAGGGACGAGGCCTGCGACTTCCAGGCGCTCGCCGTGCCCACGCAGACCGACCCGTCAACCGCCACCTGCAACTTCACCATACAGATCGCCGCCGACTCGTCGACGTCCGCAGCCCACCGGCGGACGCAGTCTGTCCTGATCGGCGCCCCTGCTCTGTTCGTGCTGGCTCTGCTCCAGCTCTTCTTCGTTTTGCATTAG
- the LOC124704525 gene encoding zinc finger A20 and AN1 domain-containing stress-associated protein 6-like has product MAQESWNEADETVHAPEAPILCVNNCGFFGNRMTENMCSKCYRDTVKAKTVSIVVEKKPVAVSSPAPLVAEIKAEASASVKDGKQVVEEEAPKPPSNRCLSCRKKVGLTGFKCRCGDTFCSMHRYADAHKCTFDYKEAGREQIAKQNPVVKADKITKI; this is encoded by the coding sequence ATGGCGCAAGAGAGTTGGAACGAGGCAGATGAGACTGTCCACGCACCTGAGGCTCCGATATTGTGCGTAAATAACTGTGGCTTCTTCGGCAACCGGATGACGGAGAACATGTGCTCGAAGTGTTATAGAGACACTGTTAAGGCCAAGACAGTATCCATTGTGGTGGAGAAGAAACCCGTTGCTGTATCCTCGCCCGCGCCTTTGGTGGCAGAAATCAAGGCTGAAGCATCTGCTTCAGTCAAAGATGGGAAGCAAGTAGTTGAGGAGGAGGCACCGAAGCCACCCAGCAACCGTTGCTTGTCATGCCGGAAGAAGGTCGGGTTGACAGGATTCAAGTGCCGCTGCGGAGATACCTTCTGCTCAATGCACCGTTACGCTGACGCTCACAAGTGCACGTTCGATTACAAGGAAGCTGGCAGGGAGCAGATAGCCAAACAGAACCCTGTAGTCAAAGCTGACAAGATCACCAAAATCTGA